TGGAGAAATGGAAACATCCGCTAAAGATCAAGGTGACGGATTTATACAGGGTTGCTGCTGCATTCCCTTCTCTGCATAATCCCATTTCTGTGTATTAAAAGCAAATCAGAATTGTAGTTGTAGCCTGTGTCTTTAAAACACGAGGTGAGAAATCCAGCGTGTGTATGATTCAACTGATGTGCTCTTTTACCTTTATACTGTTATTAGTTGCCTTGCATATTATTCTTCAAAGGCAGGTGATTTTTAAATTTTGAGCATCTCAGTGATGCAATATGAAACTGAAGACTAGATGTTAGGGAATTTGGTAAGTTTTGGGGGGGCTTTGTGTTAGTCATCAGAACCAGATGGTATGTATTGCTCATCTGATGTTTATATGTCGTattttaatattacattttaatcTGATGTAGGCTGGGGCAAGGATGATTTGCTGAAGTTGCTGGATGGCATGAAGGGAAATCTCCCACAGAATGACATCAGTAAATACAAAACTGCAGAGTCACACCTGGATTGGGAGAAAGTGGCCTTCAATCACTATTCTGCAGAGATGTGCAAGCAGAAATGGCTGGAGGTGTCCCGTGAGGTGAGCCAGTTCCGCAGCTACGGCAGTGTTATGGTGTAATGCTGCgttccatttacctcggaggtcggagctgggaatgacgtcacacccGAATTAACCGGGTTCCCGTTCAACAAGTCAGAAAGCCATTTCACAATACCAGGGACCTGTTTCAAAAAGCTGGATATCTtagctggatttaaggtaccccagtcaatggcctttatcttcattcacttgTGTTTAGCACAgaataccttaaatctgacaagctatgcagctaagcaagaaatcctcctTTATGAAACAGACCCCAGTTCTAGCTAGGTTCATTGTTAGCCATTGATAGTAGTATCAGTTGGTGACAATGCACTACGCAGTATTTTGCACATACAAACACCATAGCAACATGTCCACAGATCCCAGTCAGacagtactgtatgtacaaGCGATTTAATGAAGCACATAAGGCGTAAGTGTAATAAACAGTATATAATTAGAGCTTTCACTCCTGCTGATGAAAGCTgtagccatcttgaattctgggGTCGAGGTTGCAGAGGTTCACCCGACTTTTTGAGTTGGAATTCTGACTCCGGGGGCGTTCCAGTTCAAATTTCTGACTAGGGACTCAGAAATGTGCACCTTACGAGTTCAATTAGAATGCAGCATTATGCCTGTAACTGATGTGATTGACATGGGGGTTTACCTAAGGCTGCACCATCTTTATCAATGTGTTGGTACCGTTTGTCTTTTGGTCGTTGTagctttttctttccttttccatGATTTCAGGTACGCAAGTTTCGTACATTATCTGAGCTGATTGTAGATGCCCAGGACTATATCAAGAACCCATACAAGGGAAAGAATCTGAAGGTATGCTTTTGCATCAAAACAATGCCGTGGGTTGGGTACGAACATTTTCATGAGAACAAACATGACCTTAATTGCAAAAATCCAAAAAAGATTGCAGAATGACAGTAGAGCTATTAAATGTATTTGTTAGATTAACCTGCTGCATTAACAATGTAGATATGATTCTCTCTAAGCAAACTGCGTGATTTAATATTTTGTTCTAAACAGAAGCATCCAGATTTCCCAAAGAAGCCTCTCACGCCGTACTTCCGGTTCTTCATGGAGAAAAGGGCGAAGTATGCCAAGCTGCACCCGGAAATGAGCAATCTGGATCTCACCAAGATCCTTTCAAAGAAGTACAGGGAGCTCCCCGACCGCAAGAAGGTACACACAACGGAGATGCTTATTTATCAATGCCTCCATGCCTGTCATGgacaaaatagttcattgataaatgtaaactaaacataataatGAGTTGGCTTGGTTCACTGCATAACAAAGTGTACACTGTCTCTTTAAACGGGCAAAGAGATCTTTGGCCTGCTAAAATCAGATGGTGCATGGTCTCTCTCTCACCTCTGCTCTGTGGCATTGTATGAGCTGGTCCTCTGCTGCCATCTAGAGGCCAAAAGGAATAAGCAGACCTGGGATGGGTGGTTGGATCATTTCTTGATTTGGATGAGGGAGTGTGAACCTGCTGTGCAGCATTTTTGCTGTGACATAGCTGGTGGTGATGAATTTttaacttgtattttgtttctttttatacaGGCAAAGTACATGGAAGACTTCCAGAAAGAAAAGGAGTTATTTGAACAGAACATGGGAAAATTCaggtttatttcatttttgacAGTATTTTCTGCCATTAATCCTGTTAATTCTCCAATTAGACATATCCTTGTTGATATTTTATACTATCtactgctattattattatcaattgCAATAATATGTTAGATTATTATGATAGCTGTATGCTGTTTTCGTTTGAGTTTTTCTGTTGAAAGAGAAgtaagtattaaaaaaaaacagaattactGCCTCCAAAGTAAGTGCAGTATCGAGGGGAGATGTGTACTTTGAGGTAATTACAGTTTTCTTAGGCATATGTCAAAGTAGTGTGAGTGTTCTACCCATTTAGTGCCAAATACTTAGACTGCTTTTCATGGGATTGCAAAGAGCATCTATTCATCTAGATTGTAGAGTCTTTTGTCAAGTGCAAAATAATCCAAAAGAAGATAAATTGTTAGATGTCGTGAATGGATGGCAAAGCAGATATTTTTACTTTTCTGATGGTTGGTATTGCGTATAAAAACAATCAATAACCATGCTGGACAGCTGCACACCAGTGGAACAATTTGTTGTCACTTGAGTAAATGTTCAGGATGAACTGCGGATGAAAACGTAGTTGGGTTTATTTTGTTTGTATGTTGTTCAGTTCAAATCCTTAAGCACCCCTACCAAGGGCTTTTAGATTAGTGCGTTACAGTGAAGGCTGGTGGCCGACAGGTTCCACTTGTCAGTCTGAGTGACACTGAGCTGCCTGTGCAGGGAGGACCACCCAGACCTGATGGAGAACATGAAGAACATGAAGCGCTCAGACGTTCCGGAGAAGCCCAAGACTCCACAGCAGCTCTGGTACAACCATGAGAAGAAAGCCTTCCTCAAGGCACACGCAGACGTAAGTGACACTGGGGGTCTTCGTCTCTCCTGGGAGTAGCTCTGCGCGGTACAGTAGTGCCTGCTTTGGTACCTTAGGGCAGGATCCTTATCTTCCCAGATCTCTTCATACTAAATTGTTACATATGAAGAATTTTTACTTTGTTCCTCTACAGGCTACAAcaaaagagatcaaagaaagCTTGGGGAAACAGTGGACACAGCTGTCGGACAAGAAGAGACTGAAATGGATCAACAAGTCTCTGGAGCATCAGAAACAGTATGAGGTGAGCACCAGGCCAACCTGCAAGAGCTTCCCGCTGTGTGGCTGCAGGTAATGCGAGAGTATGAGTCTTCCTGTTATCCCTGTGTTGCAGGAATCAATGCGTGAGTTCATCCAACAGCACCCAGAACTGAATATGTCCCAGGAGAGCCTCAATAAGTCCACACTGACCAAAGCAGAAAGGCAGTTGAAGGACAAGTTTGACGGCAGGCCCACAAAGCCTCCCCCGTGAGTGATGCCACGCAGGTTTTTCTGCTGTATGACCGCCTTGCATCTAAGGCACTTGCTGACTTGCCATTTTTCCCCCTCTGCTGCCAGAAATGGGTATTCCATGTTCTGTGCGGAGCTGATGTCCACCATGAAGGATGTCCCAAGCACGGCACGCATGGTCATTTGCAGCCAGCAGTGGAAGCTCCTCAAACAGAATGAGAAGGACAGTTACCAGAAACGCTGTGAACAGGTCTGCATCCGAGACGGATAGATGTGCAGCAAAGATGCATGTACCGAGGGCATGTCCCAGCCAAAACTGCAATTCGGAGTGTCCTCAGAATGATTGAATGACCATATGTGGGCGATGGTGTTTTAACTATGGGTTATGGCTTTTTTTCCAGAAAAAGAAAGAGTATGAAATTGAAATGAACCGCTTTCTTTGTGTAAGTTCATTGACCTTTTTCCTGCTTTTCCATAAACTACTTCTTATGGGTTTAAGGCACAGTCTGAATACCTGGAGCGTTTTATTTATCCTACCAGAGTATACCTGAAGAGGAGCAACAGCGTGTTCTGGGCGAGGATAAGATGCTCGGGTTCAACAAGAAAGGAGGAAGCAGCCCCTCTTCTAAGAAAACCTCCAAAACAAAGGTgaagagttggggggggggggtattgccGACTGCCTGCACTGCAGTTGTGCAACTTCAAACTTAACTTACCAGAAATGTGTCAGAGTGACTCATCAACATAATGTAGAACAGCTGAAATAACCACGTGAAGTACAGGATAATCCAGACTAACCAGCAAGCTAAAATGGCCCTTTTTTCCATATTTGTCTATCAGAAGTAGCTTGATTTTTTTGAGTGTGTGtacaaaatgtgtgtgtgtgtgtgtgagcgtacaAATTCTGGGTGTTTGGCCTAGTATAGAAATTGATTTCAAAGTCACGTGAACTATAAATGCAACACAAACAGCGCAATCTGGGTTACAACATGCCGGATTAACATTTGATGCATAAACGTGTGACCGTGTATAGCATGCGGTGCAGTCAGTATGTATATAGTGATAGAGGCAGAGAGAAGCTGAAAATCATTGTGCTGCAGAAAATAACAGGAAGTCTGTAGGAATCAGCAGAGTTGGGTGCATGAAGAAAGctgaaatgcagatttttttcctCAGGAACTGTAGCAGAATGGAGTAATATTGAAACTATCTGTCAGTAGTGCTGAAAGGCAAGGGAtacttccattttacttttatcGGTGCCCTGGCTGTATTAGGAAtcgctctcctccttctcccccccccccccatagggtGGCCTGAACAAGCCTAAGCGGCCCATCTCCGCCATGTTCATCTTCTCAGAGGAGAAGCGGCCGAAGCTGCAGCAGGAGCGGCCCGAACTGTCAGACAGTGAGCTGACTCGCATGCTGGCTCGCATGTGGAATGAGCTGTCCAGCAAGAAGAAGGTGACAGCCGAAGCCGTCCTCACGCAGCACCCACCAACGGGCCAGGCATCCTCCCGCagagtggatagttcaggtccagaaagtacaaatccagattgAGATTTTGTTTCGGCAAACTGtcaagagtcacagagtactcaactgattggctgaaacgAAGTCATGGTCTGGATCTttactttttggacctgaactatTCACCTCTGTCTTCCCATTAGGGATAACACTGTAAACATTGAAATATGGTTGAACATTCTGGAAGTTGCATAGATTGAACATGGGTACAATGAAAGCTCAGACATTTGTGTAAAGTACCACTATTTGTGTAGCTTAGTACTGCTATAAAAAGGTAGACTAAAGCCTTTATGGGTAGTGTTGGCCATGAAAAAATGACTGTGGCCATATCTGTATACATATaatttaaacacaaacacagggatgACTGAAGGAAATGTGTGTCTGGAGGTTAAACTCCAGGTGAGAACATGAGCATCCTCGAGAATGGTCTCCCTGCCTTACAGGAAAAGTACAAACGCCTGGAAGCAGCTCTGAAGGCCGAGTCAGAGaagaaggagcaggaggagcgTAGCCGGCTGCCCGAGTCACCCAAGACGGCCCAGGACATCTGGCAGCTGAGCGTGATTGGGGACTACCTAGCCAGGTTCAAGGTACGTGCATGGCCGGCATTAACGGGAGTGAGCAGTGGAGGATCCTCTAATGTCCTTCAGTAAAACTCCAGCAGCTAAAGTTTGCTTGTTGGCAACACTGTGACtttaagatttttatttttttcacgctGGTTAAAATTGTGGTGTCTTTGCCTTGTTTATTTGAACAATCCACCCATCTTCCTACAGAATGACCGGGCAAAGGCCCAGAAAGCCATGGAGATGACCTGGAACACCATGGAGAAAAAGGAGAAGATTGTATGGATTAAGAAGGCAGCAGAAGACCAAAAAAGATACGAGGTACGTGGGCTTCTTTTCTGCTGGTGCACATTGGGGATTCGATATGGTGACTCTTGGTGTGTATGAACCTCTCTCCTGGTGCACGTTGGGGATTCGATATGGTGACTCTTGGTGTGTGTGAACCTCTCCTGGTGCACGTTGAGGATTTGATATGGTGACTCTTGGTGTGTATGAACCTCTCTTCATGCTCATTGCTCATTTCCTTCAGAGGGAGCTCAGCGAGATGCGCTCTCCAGCTGCAGTTGTCACCTCAGGGAAGAAAATGAAGTTTGACGGTGAACCGAAGAGGCCACCATCGTGAGTATCCTAGCGCTTACGTGTGGGTGTCTCTCCTGGATTATTAATGCGATTGGAAGCAATCTGGGCAACCGAGCAGGCCAACCGGTTCACTCAGCCCCTGTGCTCTTCGGTGGCGGCAGAGAGTCACACCGCCTGTCGTCCTGTGGTCTTCCTCAGAAACGGCTACCAGAAGTTCTCTCAAGAGCTGCTGTCTGGCGGAGAGCTGAACCACTTGCCCATGAAGGCCCGCATGGGGGAAATCGGGGGGCGATGGCAGAGGTTACCGCAGAAAGATAAGGACCGCTACAAGAAGATGGCGGAGGAGAAGCAGAAACAGTACAAGGTGCAGCTGGAGC
The sequence above is a segment of the Brienomyrus brachyistius isolate T26 chromosome 5, BBRACH_0.4, whole genome shotgun sequence genome. Coding sequences within it:
- the LOC125741913 gene encoding nucleolar transcription factor 1-like, with product MNGEMETSAKDQGWGKDDLLKLLDGMKGNLPQNDISKYKTAESHLDWEKVAFNHYSAEMCKQKWLEVSREVRKFRTLSELIVDAQDYIKNPYKGKNLKKHPDFPKKPLTPYFRFFMEKRAKYAKLHPEMSNLDLTKILSKKYRELPDRKKAKYMEDFQKEKELFEQNMGKFREDHPDLMENMKNMKRSDVPEKPKTPQQLWYNHEKKAFLKAHADATTKEIKESLGKQWTQLSDKKRLKWINKSLEHQKQYEESMREFIQQHPELNMSQESLNKSTLTKAERQLKDKFDGRPTKPPPNGYSMFCAELMSTMKDVPSTARMVICSQQWKLLKQNEKDSYQKRCEQKKKEYEIEMNRFLCSIPEEEQQRVLGEDKMLGFNKKGGSSPSSKKTSKTKGGLNKPKRPISAMFIFSEEKRPKLQQERPELSDSELTRMLARMWNELSSKKKEKYKRLEAALKAESEKKEQEERSRLPESPKTAQDIWQLSVIGDYLARFKNDRAKAQKAMEMTWNTMEKKEKIVWIKKAAEDQKRYERELSEMRSPAAVVTSGKKMKFDGEPKRPPSNGYQKFSQELLSGGELNHLPMKARMGEIGGRWQRLPQKDKDRYKKMAEEKQKQYKVQLEHWLKTLSSHERAMYIEYHSNKRKNTGKPGGTNAKLKAGGSRKSDSEDDDDDDDDDDDDDDEKASSDESSSEEDSEEEDDDDEEENEEEDDDEAEDKENKSGSSSSGSSSEDSSDSDSD